DNA sequence from the Vicia villosa cultivar HV-30 ecotype Madison, WI linkage group LG3, Vvil1.0, whole genome shotgun sequence genome:
CTGACTCATTTGCACGCCATTATCCAGCATCCGCATCATGTCATCATCTCCATTACTCCAAGAAGGCTTTTCTTTCTTGTTGAAAGCTGTTCTTTCAGTGGAAGCGAGCCTCACCGCCGGAGAAACTTCACTGGATGCTGTAGGTTGTCCATTACCGGCGGGGCGTTGGTCGACGTTGTTGAAGTCCGGGGAGGTAGTGGCGTTGATGACTCTTTGAGGTCTGGATTGACGTATCTGCAATGGCGTGTTCTTGATGATCTTGTGAGATTGTTTATTGAGTTTGAGACGAATTTTAAGTGATGGACGACGCTGTTTGTTCAATGAATTCGGTGGGCTCATGATGAAATCAAAAGTGAGAATGGGATTGTGAGTCCCAAACAAAATAGCTAGTTTATTTATTCAACTGCTAGTCACCACTCACCAATGACTAAATAGGTAGAGTTATGTTTCGGGATCTTTGGtgagtttttattttatattttatgaaaaCCTAGGTTTACCATATTTCACCCAAGAAAATGTACATATATGAtatatttgagatatttataatagTAATAAGCTTTAACCATTTTGCAAGCATCCTAAAGGACATTGTGTTTGGAAGACTGTGGATCTTAATGAATATTCTAGCTAACTCAAATCTACATGGTATCAACGACATCAGCCCATTCGTTTATAAGCATGTGGGATGCAGATAGAGGCTTAAATAATGTTTAGCGATATTGAACACATGTTAGTCATGTGGGAGATCTTCAGTTATCCTTAAAGATGAGACGGCCACCATGCTACTTAATGGAGGGGAGTCATGCGAGTCAAGACAGATAAAGTAtcttagaccatctccaatggtagtttcTTCTATTGAGTGCTTCACAtgtaccattaatttaataattaaatatttaaaaaatttgccatgtcataatatagttgcattgcaatgcaacaactaaaagattgtagtaccaatcaaatcaagttatgaggtaaagttgtgggactcATATaagatttttattaaagttaaaattaaataaatttttttaatatgatgtggtttagtgggtcccataaagaactcaaatgtaAATTGCACCATTGAAAATGCTCTTAAGCGGGATCATACTATTGAACTCATAACAAGTACAAGGTGTAAGGAAGTTGAATTGGGTTATCCATTTTATTTGAGAGTTGAGACTATTCCCTTTCTCGGAACATGTCACATGTGTATCAAACCTGGCTATGACTGTCCTAATTTCTTTCAATTGACATAACTCAATCTCAGAAAGCTAAGTCCTGTTACTTGTGTATAGAGATGGTATCCGTAGATCGTGGATAAACAGGTACGAGGCAGGTAGTTTAATAGATATTCATAGATATaataaatagatatttaaatACCCGTTTATTAATGGATATGAATATAGGTTTAATGTTATCGTATCCGCGAATATCTATATCCGTTAATAGATTATAAAAAttactaaaatattattaatttattatactctatcttttcatcttctaaaatattaaaaaactagtctccttatatatatatatatatatatatatatatatatatatatatatatatatatatatatatatatatatatatatatatatatatatatatatatatatatatatatatatatatatatgaagttttttttgaagaaaacatTTATATTCTATACAAATTTTATTGGCCATTTCATATTTAAGCATCTTCTATATTCCATACCTCACTTCAACACTTCCATTGTCCAACCAACATCCAGTACCGCTCTTTTCCCTTCCAAAGCATAATATCTcatgcatttttttttaaaaaaaaagagagaatgatATTATGATTGTGAGTTATGGTGAAAGAGCGGACGACTGTCGTCCGCTCTTTCACCATAACTCACAATCATAATATCATTCTctctttttaagaaaatataaaatgaaatgtatgggatattatgctttggtgaaaatgaaggaaattaatttgatacaattttgttgttaaaataagagagttttgtatgaatgttatgtgataataacGTCTTGTGTCTTTAAAAGAAACTGAGAATATTTGTTTCAAaacataattaaaacaaattgagtTATCCATGGATATCTGTAAATATCCACGGATACCTTAAAACCTGCAGATTGCCCGTTTAGCAGATATCTGCACGAATATGGGGCGAATATGAATATCATATATATCTATTTACATTCCTATAGATATCCATTTACATCCCTACTTGTGTATGGTGGATCTTAAAGGTGCAATAGATCAAGACCTATATATGTTGTATGCATTTCCAAGTGTATGGCCATTTGATTATTTTACCTCCATCATGCCTTGTTAAAGAAGAGAAACTCAGCCGCCTTAGACAAATACTATAAAACTTAATCTCTAGTTTTGTATAtagaaaaaatttgattgaagtGGATTAACTCATTTTATGTGCTCAACAAATTTCTgacatatattaataattatattaatatttagtaAATGTTCTCGTCTAAGCCGACGAGCCAAATTGATGGCTCAATGAGCCTGCTGACCCTTAATGAAAAGGTCCAAAAATATCCTTCAGAGTATCACGGGCCATCGATTGAAGGACATGTGTCTCAAATCAAAGGTTCTAGAAACCTAATCCATCAAAGGCGACTATAAAAATAAAGTGGAGACCTTAATCTAAGAAACATACTTTCTAACCTAAGTACATCTTACTTTCTATCATCATTGACTTGACATTGTAGTGTTTGTAAGTATCACCCCATCCTTTATGCTGGAGCATGTTGACCAAGTGCGTTCAAACATAAAAGGCGATGAATTGAATAACTTATAAAACTTTAgtctttaaaatattaattttaaatttgacaAACACATAGAGAAGTGACAGTAGCATGATAGAAAGAAGATGGAGAAGTAGAGATATATGcagcataaataaaataaacaacaaaaaataaagcGAGAATGGATAGAGAGAATGCACATGAGATTCATACAGATTTGGCCTAAACACTTTACTTACTCCTTTACTCAAGAGTTTTCTCTTGAGATTTCAACTAAAATTAAACTTCGAGCTTTTACATGATCCACCCAAACAACCTTCACCATAGATTTTACATAAGCTTAACTCAGGAAccaacaaacaaagcttttacAAAGGCTTGGCTCAAGAACCTACAAATAGAGCTTTTACACAGACTTAGCTTAGGAACTAACAAACAAACAAAGCATTTATATAGGTTCAGCTTAAGAACCTTCACACAAGCTTTTATCAGGTATAGCTTTCTACCTTTATGTCTGTTACAAAATAAATCACAAGAAAATCACACTCTTAAATAAAATAGACTAAGCCCAACACAACTCTCATAAAGACTTTTCGGCCTATCAACACTACGACAattcttgtaaaaaaaaataattttaaaaacaaagagAGTGGAATAAGGATGGATAGGTTTCTATTAAAAAATCTGGTGTAAAATGAAATATGGAGAAACCTTCTTTATATAGGAAAAGTTTTGGCTCAAAAATGAAATGATTCATGAAccaattaattgatttaattgattaaatcatACCTTAATCCATTAACACACCTAAAAAGATGGAAACCTTAATAAAAAAAGGAAACTCTAAAATGAATACAGGAATTAATCAATTAACATCTTTTCTAATCGATTAAGATGTCATCCATCtttatttaattgattgaaaCAAGTCATTAATCGATTAGGTAGTGATTAAACTTCTCTAACTAACTAAAAACACTTCTTAATCAATTTCTTACATGccttgatatttttttaatagttttatgaAATTATAGAAGGTTTGAAAACGTTTTTTTTGTGATTTACTCAAGACTTCAAGACTTACTCTTCTCCTTTTACAACTTAAACTGATCACTCTAAGACGCTAAGTGCAAGACCATGTGAGCATTCACACTTTCTAACTTTAAGATCATCTGCTTGATTCATCGATTGATTGACACTTCAATTGGATATTTGTATAAATTAACTAATTAGACTTGAAATATTTTCTAGATTAGATGCCATCATCATATATGGACAATAGATATCAACTCCCCCTTTGAAATAACTCTTAACATCCACAAATTGTTTGACTTATGAAATTATCTTCTTTAAAGGCCACTTGCCATATGTCATCAGTTGTCACCATCAAACAAACATTTTATAGCTGCATGCACATAGATCTATGTATTGGGATAGTATTAGCAAGCATTAATAAGGATAATATATAAGGAAGTAAGATAAGCCAAACATAATGGTGTTGGTGCAAGCATCCAAACAACGACATAATGGTGTTGGTGCAAGCATTAATAAGGATAATGTTGTGacgtgtaaatcacgtcgcaacagttTAAGAAGGAAAATGCTCTGACTTTGAAATGATGGGGTGTAGGTTGATTGATTGGCGTTTCTGACTATTGGGAGATGCGACATGAATATCACGTCGCAGGTTGCGACGTGATATTCACGTCGCTCATTGGCCATTTAATTATTACTGTTGGAGGTTGCGATGTGAATATCACATGGCAAGGTGGCGCCGTGAAATTCACGTCGCTGGTTGGCCTACTTAAATGCACAGTTTCTCTTCCCAAAACATACCCTTTTCACGTGAAATTATatgtaatttttcttcttcttcattcttcctcCCTTCCAgcattcttcttcattcttcccattctccttcttcttcctcccttccatttcaatttcaaataatCAATCTCCATTATAACTTCTCTGATAATTTCTTGTTGTATAATCACCATTGGAATAGAATTGAAGAACATCACAATTTTAAATTTGTGGtgtcaattttaaattatttatttataatcacCATTGGAATAGAATTGATAAAAATTACTTATGAATTTCTTAAATATTATGTGACACTTTAGACCTATAAAATATGACACAAACGTACCAAAATTATTTCTTGTATTAACAAGTTCCAAATTCAACCAAGTTTGCAATTTTACAAACAACTTTATGAATTGAAGCAATGGTTCTCCAAACTCCCAATTGCTTTGTTATCAAATAACTTTATGAATTGAAGTAATGGTTCTCCAAACTCCTAATTGCTTTGTTATCAAAGGAATATAATTAATCCCCGTCTTATTCCAAATCAAAGTTTTAGATTCAAGGATATGGGATACCTAAAATATTTTCTACAATTAGAAATATcaagataaaaaacaaaaatgcaTTTGTATGAACGAAAATATACAATGGACATCATTGTTGATGCATGTCTTCTTACATCTAAGCCTATCACAACACCTAAGCAAATGGTAGAAGATTGTCTTACCTTACAAAAAAACTAAGTGGCAAATTGATCTACTTAATAAACACCATCCTATGTGTTGCAACACCTTAATCAGTTTATGAGCAACTCTAGGCTCTACTATAGGcccgtttgttttgatttttttaaaaaactgattttcatagtgttacaaaatttagtgaaaattttttttaaaaaaaactttttataaaagcttcaaatgaaaattttatttgaatagtaatttttaaaatgtgattttaggtattttatctatttatgagaaaaaaatttggatatcaaaatttcaaaaaatcacttaattttgaaactatttcaaatagattttcataaaatttttgatatacaactttttgaaaaaattatgattttgactaagttttggtcttcaataatctatGTTGATGTTCTaatatgtcaaaattagtgtttcatttaaaaaaacgaatataaaaaaacttgtaatattttaaaaaacgatttttaaaaatctattttaaaaattagaaatcacacaaaaaaaaacaacaacttcTCTCTAAAATGTCGCTCTAACTTCTCTCTAGGAGAGAGTTAGGGTATACATTTCCTGTTCATGGTTGAAGCAGATTTTGCGCATGGTGATAGTGGGTGGAGGAGGGTTTCGCATCGTAAGGGGGGAAGAGGCTCGTTTCCGACATGGGATACTTTCCCATGGGGAGGGGGAAATCAATCGCGAAGGGAGGGGAAGGCTGCGTCATTAACATCCTTCTATGTCTCTGAGTTTCCGGATTCGTACTCAGCTAGGGATTTGTTTCAACTATTTGGATGTGAAGGATCGGTGGTGGAAGTTTCTATTTCGCCCAAGAGGAACGGTATAGGCAAACGTTTTGGGTTTGCAAGGTTTGCTGAATTGGAGGATGGTAGATTGTTAGCTGTTCGACTCGACAATATCATGATTTTAGGGAAGAAAATCCACGCGAATCTGCCCAGATTTGTGAGGGGAGAGGGTAAATTCAGAGGAAAGGCGTTCTATTCTCAAAAGGGGGTTGGGGACGGAAATGGCGGATTTGCAGATAGGAAGCAAGAGGGCAACTTtgtaaggggggggggggggggctcgTAGAGATAAGTGCTCTTTTGCGGACATCGTGGTGGGTTCCAGGGCGGAGGTCGTGGAGGAGGTAGATTCCAAGACGGCTTTTTCGTTCATCTCTTCTGAAGAACAAAAAAGGAGATTTCAGAAGGCTTTCGTAGGCAAGACAATTTTACCAGGTGCTGCTTATAACATTCAGGTTCACTTGGAGATGGAAGGAATTTTCGCAGTCAAGGTCTCGCCGCTAGGTGGGAACTTATGTCTGATGGAAGAATTAGAAGAAGGATACATTGGGTATTTTCTGGGATCGAGGGAATGTTGGTGGAGTCCTTGGTTTAGCGAAGTTAAGAAGTGGGAGGCAGATTCAACTGACGATTGCAGAGACGCGTGGGTGAGGGTCTATGGCATTCCTGCTATAGCGTGGCAACCGAAATTCTTTGTCTCTTTGGCGGAGGTTTGGGGATCGTTTTCTTGTATTGACGAGAAGACGGCGGATGGTAAGGTCCTCGATGTTGCAAGAATACTGCTGAAAGTCCCAGTCCATCTCCAATTCCCGGACTTTATTCACGCCTCGATTGATGGTCGCAACTTCAAGCTTTCTATTAGGGGGGAAGCTATGGGTCAGTTCAGACTTTCTCCAGGTAAACCTATATCTCCTTCTTCTTCTGAGATAGATTACTCTGAATCTGATAACAATAGCTTCGATCGCGACATAGGGTATAATTCTGAATCTTCTGAAAAAAGCATTAAACAGCAATCCTCTTCTGTTAGTGTTTGTAAAAATGGTCCTGTTTTATGCCCTGTTTCGCCTGTTCTTTCTGTTCCGACTTCTTCTGGTTCTGGGAAAGAGGGTGGTGAGTGCAGGGACTCTTTGTTAGGCGGTTTTGGAGATTCGCGGAAGACAGTGGCGGTGGTTTGTGTAGGTTCGGAGGGTAAGGGTGCGGCGACTCCCAGTTTTGCTGTGGAGTGTAACAACGTGTTGGTGGGGACCGAGGGGCTGATAGACAGCATAGACGTGATTTCCGATTCGGTATCggggttttagagtgtcgagGGAGGTGGTGATGGTTCTAAAAAGGCGGTTTTTGGGAACTTTGATGGTGAATTATGTCGGCTTAGGATGGTTCGTGATTTATTAGGAGGCAGGGACGAGTATGATGGAAGTGGAGATAAATTGTTAACTGGTCCCGAAGAGGAGAATGTCAAAGGAGGGAGGAAGAAAATTAGAATGAAGTGTTTGAATGGTGTGGGAGGTTTAGGTAAGGGGTGGGCGAACAAGAGAATATCTGGTAAGgagataaaaaaatcaagaagaaGGAGCAAGTTGGAGAAGTTGGGTGAGGGGATCAAAAAGGGCTCGTTAGAAAAGTTTATCCATTCTGAAGGTGGGGGTCAAAAAAGTGGTTCGATCTCTATGGTCTATGGCACTCAAGAGGAAGACTCGGATATAAGAAGAAGTAATCTAAGACAATGGGAGTTTTTGAAAAATGATGATCCCGATAAGTTGTGGTCGGCTATAATGGCTTTGGGTGTCGTGGAGGAGGAAGGGCATAGCAAACTTCTAAGTAGAATTGAGGATTTAGAAAGAGGGAAGGACAAAGAAGGGAAGGCAAGGAAGGAGTTAATCAAAGGTTCATAATGATTATCGGCTCCTTGAATATTAGAGGGGGGATGAATGGTCTCAAGAGAAGGAGAATTTCGTCTTTGATTAAGAAGGGTAATGCGGATATTTTCTTAATACAAGAAACTAAAATTACTAGTATGGATGATGAGATGGCCAAAAGTTTTTGGAGAGATTCGGAGGTGGGTTATTCCTTTTCCAATTCTTTGGGGCGATCGGGGGGAATTCTAACCTTGTGGAAAAAGGATGTTGTTGATGTCGAGAATAGTTTTAAAGGGGACGATTTCGTGGGAATCAAAGTGTCTT
Encoded proteins:
- the LOC131657934 gene encoding protein MKS1-like, producing MSPPNSLNKQRRPSLKIRLKLNKQSHKIIKNTPLQIRQSRPQRVINATTSPDFNNVDQRPAGNGQPTASSEVSPAVRLASTERTAFNKKEKPSWSNGDDDMMRMLDNGVQMSQFPGILSPEPAKLPPLPSESFSPITWPATPTDAFSQIFPLGVRTPETLQQKRIGMFSPVLGPQSQTVLSYNDLWPENNAFASPSEFLSFQDDSPPSPPVQFNPFNND